AAGCTTGACTAGCCCAAAGCAACCAGCAAGCTTcagggcagagtggagatttttaACCTGAGTTCCCCAGATTCTAGTTCAGCACATAACTACTACATCACGCCATCAGTCAAAGATCCTGTGAAGATGGTGGTATCTATAGGAGAAGGTGGGATATTGGATGAGAGCCAGTTTTCTGCTTTGCTACAAGGCGACCCATCTGCTGTTGGAGCATCAATCTCAGAGCATCACGCTAACAGCGACGCAGTTATTGGTAGGGATGATCTTCCGTTTGAAGGTGAACATCTCTTTCAGCTCACTCCGAAAGCGATCGTGCAGCCAGGCGTAGAGGAACGGGTTACAGCAGGAGGAGCTCATGGCAAACCAGTGGCAGAGCAGCTGAATCAGGAGGAAGTAATCCTTGTTGATCAGGTTGATGTCTATGTCACGGATGATGTTAAAGACGTGGATGGGGAGCCAGCAGACAGCAAAGGCAGCCACCACCAACACAAGGAGGCGGAAGATCTTTCTCTTCCGCACGCGATCAAACTCTGTCTGGCTCTGCGTCGGGTGGCCGGGAACCACACGGTTCTTTAACTTGACAGTGATACAAATATACGAGAGGGAGACAGCTGAGAGGGGCAGGATGTAAGTGATGATCAAGGCGCTGTAGGCATATGCCAGGcgctccttctcttcttccatcCAGAACTCCTCGCAGATGGCAAAGCCTTCCTTCTGGAACTCCACATGGTAGGTGTGGACAATAGCTGGGGCCACCAGAGCACAGGAGAGCAACCAGATCCCACCTATGATGTACACGCAGGTACTGAACGAGATGCGCTTCTTAAGAGGGTGCACAGTGGTGTAGTATCTGGGAAAAAAAAGACAGCAGTGAGTGTGACATCTCTCTACTGCATTCACAATAATATTAATCAATGGTAATATTGAGAGCTGATCTCTATGCACTGATTTGAAAATTAGAATAAAGTTATACTTTAGTGCGACTGTGTCTGCATAGGGCCCTGTCTGCATGATCAGAATTCCTGGTTTGTTATGTTTCCCCCCCCAGTACCAGACTCTAGACTAAGCCCTGGCAACTATCCTCAGGCTCCAGCCTGTGCTCATGTGAGAAATAAAAAAGGTGCATCTGGGCATGTGCCTTCCCCTTCCCATTGACTAACCACAACTAACCTACAATGGGAACCTACAATGGGAATGGGAGAGTTCTAAGCAGAAGGCATGACTTTCAGGCAGCCTTGAACTCCAGAACTTTTCATTTTAGAGAATCAGTTCTATTGCCATGTGGCTTAATACCCCCTTCCCCAGATGCGGACATCTGCACAGAGGAGCATGAAAGGGCATGCTAGGAAACTACAGcatgtatattcatacacaggaAACATGGAACTGGAGCATGAAGGTAGAATAGGGTGATCCTTGTTGCCTGGTTGTCCAATGTAAATACCAGGGTTTGGGAGCTTCTTACACAGGATGTCCTTTGTGGATCCCCCTTTTAAATTAGAGGTGTGGGCCTTCCTTCCAAGTGTACACAGCTAGTGGGGAGGAGCTCATGGTTCAATTCCTGCTTTAAAAGCTGAATGCTTCAGGGCCAATACCGTAGAAAGTTTTCCTGCAATTTGATTTTCACTATGAAAAGGTGCCATTTTGGAGGGGATGGCCATTTTTGCATTGCTGTGCATTTATTCACATCCATTCACATCTTTGGCTGCAATCCACTACTgcttgtgtggggtggggtgggggagaccatCTGAGACAGTTGAACATAAATCATATGTTGgacccagaaacctaattaaaggattccatgtttgggccgttagctgGGTCTATCATTTAGCAgtggaagcgtgattataggtggttgtgagctggttctgcttactggtgtgtgtgcaggcaagaaaataacaaagcatacacttgtttatatttagaaaggaaataagagttctttattgtaggaactccatactctgacagGAAAGGAGGAGTGATAGATTCCTATctgcctatctagtctaaggatgcacatggatgctaagacaagtcctgcatccatggttgcaagaCGGAGGGAGCaaaaggagagagatggtgcctggagcaaagccaggaagagaagagtgagaggAAGGATGTCAGGAAGtcctgagagtagcaatctacatatcaaagggatagtcagagcTGTAAACAGGAtcccctgacctctctgtctttctaactcttgtCCCCCTCTGGAACCTGAGGAAAGTGACAGCACTGAGTGTTCCTCATCCAACACTGAGAACAGTGCATTGCAGAACAGTAGAATTTGTGATCAGATGCACATCCAAATCACACTCGTTTGTACTGCATTACTTTAAATGTACATCAGTGTATGCCTGGTTGTTTCATTAGCAGGTTTATGTTTCCCCACAAACACAAATCCCCTTGTGAACTGTTTACACTTTTGCGCATCTGTGCATTAGAAATTTCCAAacatgtgtttgtgtttgtgtgcatgtccGTGCAGGGGAGAGTTCATTTCTCAGGGGTTAAAAATATTTCCCCTTTCCTCTTGGTGCTTGTAGAAAGTATCCATACTAAATAAAATGCAGGTACTCAAATCAACCACTAGAGGCAGTATTGTATTAACATATGCATATTTGGACATTGGTGCTTGTTGTTTTTTGATGCTTCCAGACAGTCCGCAGACTCATCTCATGTTAAAGGCAAGACTAAGTCCATCACTGCACGGACCAGACAAGATTAGAAGGATCTGTGGAAATAACTATTTTTCACATCCATGTGGTAATTGAAGGTATTCATTCAACAGCAGTAGGGAGTTACAATCTAAAATCTATATTAAAGGGGCTTAAGTCATGTCTGCTGGGGCCCTGGACCAAGATcccatctagtcctgcatcctgtttACAACTGTGGCCAGCTTGAAAGGTTCAGGAAGCCTATAAGTGGAGTATGAAGGCAGCAATCCTTGCCTGTTATATAACACCAGCATCCCGCATTCAAATTGCTTGGGGATATGGAAGGGTGGCTTCTCTTGCACCCACTgtacagagcagaaccacaagtgacgaaaggcacaggttggacacctgtcagcttctctcaagttttgatgggaaatgtaggcagcttggcgtaatgttggacaagtgacagttgaaaagtccattggacagcagtcggagagccaagctgcaagaccaggatgcctacatttcccatcaaaacttgagagaagctgacaagtgtccaatctgtgccttttgtcacttgtggttctgctagaGGCTTTAATGGGAGAAGGGTAGTGCAACAATTCTTCCTTCCTGAAAAAAAATCAACTTGAAAGTTTGCTACCTTAACATATCCTAGCCCAATGGTCTTCTTCAGCCCATGCATTGGGGCCTTTGGGTGGGctgtggactccccccccccccccggctgggtCACAAGCTTTTATAAAAC
Above is a genomic segment from Eublepharis macularius isolate TG4126 chromosome 14, MPM_Emac_v1.0, whole genome shotgun sequence containing:
- the LOC129342688 gene encoding prolactin-releasing peptide receptor-like — translated: MEPTGHWDNRPFNDSTYEVVLRNSSNSSNQFTGVQLIQSFKPLLIPCYTLVVLVGIFGNYLLLYVICKTKKMHNVTNFFIGNLAFSDMLMCTTCVPFTLAYAFNPQGWIFGKFLCYFVFLMQPMTVYVSVFTLTAIAVDRYYTTVHPLKKRISFSTCVYIIGGIWLLSCALVAPAIVHTYHVEFQKEGFAICEEFWMEEEKERLAYAYSALIITYILPLSAVSLSYICITVKLKNRVVPGHPTQSQTEFDRVRKRKIFRLLVLVVAAFAVCWLPIHVFNIIRDIDINLINKDYFLLIQLLCHWFAMSSSCCNPFLYAWLHDRFRSELKEMFTFKRKIIPTNNCVAVSVML